One window of the Dendropsophus ebraccatus isolate aDenEbr1 chromosome 12, aDenEbr1.pat, whole genome shotgun sequence genome contains the following:
- the N6AMT1 gene encoding methyltransferase N6AMT1: MRRISRDFASKSGHRQGSWTAPGGRGFDATSAILGYSLTRKGFCPPPDTQDCSMLPTPLYSHVGRGAFTEVYDPAEDTFLLIDALEKEAEELRSGVEICLEIGCGSGVVSSFVASLIGPKAWYLCTDINPTAALCTVETARANAVHMDTIITDLVNGLLPRLQGQVDLVLFNPPYVVTPSEEVGSNGIEAAWAGGKNGREVIDRFLPVVPKLLSLKGLLYLLVLKENHPDDILEKMNSYGLQGSKVLSRQAGREHLTVLKFWKSTD; encoded by the exons ATGCGCAGGATTTCGCGAGACTTCGCAAGCAAGTCTGGACACCGGCAAGGGAGCTGGACGGCACCGGGTGGGCGGGGTTTTGATGCCACTAGTGCCATCCTCGGGTACTCTCTGACCCGGAAAGGGTTCTGTCCACCCCCGGACACTCAAG ACTGCAGCATGCTCCCCACCCCGCTGTACTCCCATGTCGGCCGAGGAGCCTTTACCGAAGTCTATGACCCGGCTGAGGACACCTTCCTTCTTATTGATGCCTTGGAGAAGGAGGCGGAGGAGCTGAGATCTGG AGTTGAGATCTGCCTAGAAATCGGCTGTGGATCTGGAGTGGTATCGTCATTCGTTGCATCGCTTATTGGACCTAAAGCTTGGTATCT ATGTACAGATATCAATCCTACTGCAGCTTTATGTACAGTGGAGACCGCCCGAGCCAACGCAGTGCACATGGACACCATTATTACTGACTTG GTCAACGGATTACTTCCACGATTACAGGGACAAGTTGACCTTGTTCTCTTTAACCCTCCTTATGTGGTGACCCCTTCAGAAGAG gtaGGAAGTAATGGAATCGAGGCAGCCTGGGCTGGAGGTAAAAATGGTCGTGAAGTTATAGACAGGTTCCTTCCTGTGGTTCCTAAGCTCCTGTCTTTGAAAGGCTTGCTTTACTTACTTGTTCTGAAAGAGAACCACCCAG ATGACATCCTGGAGAAAATGAATTCCTATGGATTACAGGGATCCAAAGTGCTCTCTAGACAAGCGGGAAGAGAACATCTCACTGTTTTAAAATTCTGGAAATCCACAGACTGA
- the RPL18A gene encoding large ribosomal subunit protein eL20: protein MKASGTLREYKVIGRSLPTTKVPIPPLYRMRIFAPNHVVAKSRFWYFVSQLKKMKKASGEIVYCGQVFEKSPLKVKNFGIWLRYDSRSGTHNMYREYRDLTTAGAVTQCYRDMGARHRARAHSIQIMKVEVIPANKCRRPAIKQFHDSKIKFPLPHRVLRRQHKPRFTTKRPNTFF, encoded by the exons ATGAAGGCGTCCGGCACG CTGAGAGAGTACAAGGTGATCGGGCGCAGTCTGCCCACCACCAAGGTGCCCATTCCACCCCTCTACCGGATGAGAATCTTCGCACCCAACCATGTGGTGGCAAAGTCTCGCTTCTGGTACTTTGTTTCTCAGCTGAAGAAGATGAAGAAGGCGTCTGGGGAGATTGTGTACTGTGGGCAG GTGTTTGAGAAGTCTCCTCTGAAAGTGAAGAACTTTGGCATCTGGCTGCGTTACGATTCCCGTAGTGGAACACACAACATGTACAGAGAGTACAGAGACCTGACTACAGCCGGTGCTGTGACCCAGTGCT ACCGTGATATGGGTGCCCGCCATCGTGCTCGTGCCCATTCCATTCAGATCATGAAGGTTGAGGTGATTCCTGCCAACAAGTGTCGCAGACCCGCCATTAAGCAGTTCCAT GACTCAAAGATCAAGTTCCCTCTGCCCCACAGAGTTCTGCGCCGCCAGCACAAGCCCCGCTTCACCACCAAGAGACCAAACACCTTCTTCTAA